The Deltaproteobacteria bacterium IMCC39524 DNA segment AGCCTTTGGTAAGAACGAGACGTTCCTCAGCTTCTTACCTTTGAGTCATGTCCTTGAACGCACGGCAGGCTACTACGCACCCTTGATGACGGGTTGTCATGTGGCTTTCTGCGAAAGTATCGACAAGGTCGTTGAAAATATGCAGGAAGCCAGTCCGACCGTCATGGTGAGCGTGCCGCGGCTCTTCGAAAAAATTTACGCGCGAATTTACGAGGATGTTCACAAGATGTCTTCAATCCGCAGTAGCCTTTTTCACCTTGCGATCAAGGTTGGCCGTGAGTTTATTTCACGTCGTTACATAGACCCGAAGCCGCTAGGGTTGCTCGGCCTTAAGTACCGCTTCTTCGATTGGCTGGTCTTTCAGAAGATCCGCAAGCGTTTTGGTGGTCGGCTGAAATATTTTATTTCTGGCGGGGCTCCCCTCGACAAGCTCATCAACGAATTTATGTGGGTCATCGGCATTCCGACTTTTGAGGGCTATGGACTTACGGAAACAAGCCCCGCTGTTACCCTGAACAGCCCCTGGAAAATTCGCTTCGGGTCGGTGGGCACCCCGTTGCCCGGGACGGAGGTCAAGCTTGCCGACGACAATGAGCTCCTGGTTCGTGGCCCTCTGTTGATGCAGGGTTATTTCAAGGCCCCCGAAGAGACTGAGCGGGTTATGCAGGACGGCTGGCTGAAAACTGGTGATATTGCCAGGATCGACGAGGATGGTTACGTGTATATCGTCGACAGGAAAAAAGAGATCATCATCACCGCCGGTGGCAAGAACATTGCGCCGCAACCTCTGGAGAATGTTCTCAGAATGGACAAGTACATCTCACAGGCTTTTGTCTATGGTGATCGCAAACCTTATCTCGTCGCAATCCTGACGCCGAATCTGGAACGCTTGATCCAGATGGCGCAGCAAGAAGGTCTTGATTACCTGGACATGGAAGACCTGGTCACGAACCAGCAGGTGCAAAGACGTTATGCTCACCGTCTGCAACGCATCAACGAGAAGCTGCCCACCTATCAAACGATAAAAAAATTCATTCTCCTGCCGCGTGACTTTTCTGTGGATGGAGGAGAACTGACACCAACCCTCAAACTCAAGCGCAAGGTGATTGCTGCCAAGTACCAGGACGGTATCGAACGGCTTTACCTGCGCAATGGCAACGGTTCTGATGATCAACCGCAGGATAATGGAGGACTCACATGAGGCAAATCAACCGTGTGGCCGTATTGGGCGCCGGAGTTATGGGCGCCACGATTGCCGCTCACCTGGCCAACGCAGGTCTTGATGTTCTGCTGCTCGACATGGTTCCGAAGGAATTGAGTGATGAGGAAGAAGCCTGGGGTCTGAGCCTGGATACGCCCCAGGTGCGTAACCGCATTGCTGCAACGGGTCTTGCGGGTTTGTTGAAAATGAAACCGGCGCCACTCTATTTGCAAGAGTATGCCAGCCAGATTGAGGTCGGCAATTTCGATGATGACCTGATAAGGCTTAAGGATTGTGACTGGGTTATCGAGGTGGTCATCGAGCATTTGCCGATCAAGCAGAGCCTGTTCGAGAAAGTGGTGCCGCACCTGACGCCGGGGACGATCCTGTCGACCAACACCAGCGGCCTGTCCGTTAACGCCATGGCTGAAGGCTTGCCGGCCGATGTGCGTAAGAATTTTTTGGTCACCCACTTCTTCAACCCGCCGCGTTACATGCGCCTGTTGGAGATTGTTCCCTGTCGCGAGACGGATCCGGCCGTAGTGGACGCTCTCGCTGCTTTTATCAGTTTTCGGCTCGGCAAAGGCATTGTGCACGCCAAGGATACGGCCAACTTTATCGCCAACCGGATCGGTGTTTATGCCATCTACAAGGGCATTGAGCACATGGTCGCTATGGGCATGACCGTGGAAGAGGTCGACGCTATCGCAGGTCCGGCGACAGGTCGGCCGAAGTCGGCAGCCTTTCGTACCGCCGACCTGGTTGGTATCGACACCCTGATCCATGTCGGTAACAATTCTTATCAGCTGTTGCCAGACGATGAGGAGCGAGAGGTTTTCAAAGTTCCGACGTTCATGGCAGAGATGGTCGATAAGGGGCTGCTCGGTAACAAGAGCAAGGCTGGCTTCTATCGTAAGGAACAGGTCGACGGTCAGCGTAAAATCTTTTATTACGACTACACCAGTGGAGAATTCAAGCCTGTCGTAAAACCGAAATTCGCCTCCATCGCAGCGGTCAAGATGGTTGATGATCCGGCGCAGAAAATCAGGATGGTTGCAGAAGGGCAGGACAAGGCGGCCGAATACGCCTGGAAGACCTTGCGCGACACTCTGGTCTATACCTTTAACCGCATCCCGGAAATCGCTGACGACGTGGTCAACATTGATAATGCAATGAAGTGGGGTTTTAATTGGGAGCTCGGGCCTTTCGAAATGCTCGATGCCTTTGGTGTCGAAAACTTCGTCAAGCGCGCAGAAAGCGATGGTGTCATCGTTCCTGAAGCATTGAAAAAGATCAAAAGCTTTTATCGTTTCAACGCGTCCGGTCAAAAAGAATTTTTCGATCTGGAATCTAACCAATACCGGCCTTACCCACTCAAGCCGGGGCAGATCAATCTACAGATTCTCAAGAAGAGCCAGGGCGTGGTTGAGAAGAGTTCCGGCAGCTCAGTCCTTGATCTTGGTGACGGTGTTTTCTGTCTGGAGTTTCATTCAAAAATGAACGCAGTCACGGGCGATATCCTGGCCATGACCCATAAGGCGATCAAGCGGGCAGAGACAGAAGGCGTCGGCCTGGTTATTGGTAACCAGGGTGCCAACTTTTCTGTTGGCGCCAACCTGATGCTGCTGGCGGTGGCCATGGCGGAAGGGGCCTATGAAGATATCAACATGATGGTGCGCGTTTTCCAGAAAGCGACCATGGCGGTCAAGCTTGCCAAGGTGCCGGTGGTGGCCGCGCCCTTCAATATGACCCTTGGCGGGGCTTCTGAATATTGCCTTCATGCTGCCGCAATCAACGCTTATGCGGAAACCTACATGGGTATGGTCGAGGTCGGTGTCGGTTTACTGCCGGCCGGTGGCGGAACCAAGGAGATGTGCCTGCGCGCGTCAGAATTGGCAACTCGCCACGACACCGATGTGACTCCGTTTATCTTCAAATATTTTAAACAGATTGGTATGGCGAAGTTCTCCATGGGAGCGGCTGAACTGTTCGACATGGGTTACATGCGCACGGTAGATAGCGTCAGTATGGATATAGACCGTCTGCTCTCTGATGCCAAACAGAAGGTGCTGGCCCTGTCGGTCAACTTCCGGCCGAAGCGGCCCATGGAGAATGTTCCGGCACCTGGACGCAGCGTAGCAGCCAGTATCAAGAGCCAACTCTGGAATCTGCAGATGGGCGGTTTTGCTTCTGAGTATGATGCGGAAATCGGCAGTATTATTGCCTCGATTATCTGTGGTGGTGACGTGCCCGCCGGTATGCCGATTTCAGAGGAGTATCTGCTGCAACTGGAACGCGAAGGTTTCCTCAAATTGTGCGGCAACAAAAAGACCGCCCAGCGCATCCAACATATGTTGAAGACCGGCAAGCCGCTACGTAACTGATTTCGTTAAGGGAGAATAGCAATGAAAACAGCCTATATTCTGGCGTCCTACCGAACGGCTGGCTGCCGGGCAAACAAAGGCAAATTCAAGGACATGCGCCCCGATGATTTGGCGGCAGCTGCCCTCTCCGGGTTAGTGGAACGCACAGGTATCGACGCACTGGAGATCGACGACATTCTGCTCGGCTGTGCCTTCCCCGAAGGTGAGCAGGGAATGAACGTCGCCAGGATTGCCGCCTTGAGAGCAGGTATCCCCTACCAGGTGCCGGCCCAGACCATTAATCGATTTTGCTCTTCGGGACTGCAGTCGATCGCCCTGGCGGCCGAAAGGATCATGGCCGGGTTCGCCGATTGCGTTGTTGCCGGCGGTGTCGAGTCGATGACCACTGTGCCTATGGGGGGCAATAAGTTCAGCGCCAACCCGGCCTTGGTCGCAGATTGGCCGGAAACTTTTGCTGCCATGGGCATCACGGCAGAGCTGGTTGCCGATCAATACGGAATTGACCGTAAGTCTCAGGATCTGTTCGCGACCGGAAGTCACGCCAAGGCGGCCGCGGCCATCGATGCCGGTCGATTTGCAGAAGAAATCATTCCCGTGCAGGTTGAGGAGACGGCGATCGTTAAGGGTAAGGTTGAGAAGACCCAGGTTATTGTCAGTGCTGATGATGGCGTCCGCGCCGATACCACGGTTGAAGGGCTGGCCCGGCTCAAGCCGGCTTTCAAAGTCAACGGTTCGGTGACAGCAGGCAACACCTCACAGATGACCGATGGTGCAGCGGCAACTCTGGTCGTCTCCGAAACGTTTCTCAAGCGGATGGGGAGAGACCCTCTGGCCCGCTTTGTTAGTTTTGCGGTCAGGGGGGTGCCACCCGAGGTTATGGGCATTGGCCCGGTCGAAGCGATTCCTCTGGCACTCAAGATGGCCGGTCTGCAGCAAAAAGACCTTGATTTGATTGAACTCAATGAAGCTTTTGCCGCTCAGTCACTTGCGGTCATCAAGACCTTGGCTCTGGATCCTGAGATTATCAACGTCAACGGTGGCGCAATTGCTCTCGGCCATCCCCTGGGTTGCACCGGCGCCAAACTGACAGCGACCCTGATGCACGAGATGAAGCGGCGGCAATCCCGTTATGGCATGGTCTCCATGTGTATCGGTGGCGGGATGGGCGCGGCCGGGATTTTTGAGCGTATGTGATGGGCTGATATAACGATCAAATCATCTCAGTTATAAACAAGGCTCTGTTTAAGATGTTGTCTTGTTCGCAGGTGAATTTTTTAATCGATGAATTTCAAGAGAGGTGAACTATGGCGGAAAGAATCTTTAAAGGTGGTGAATTCCTGGTTACGGAAGTGACTTGTGACGAGATCTTTACGCCAGAGGAGTTTACTGACGAGCAGAAACAGATTGCTGAGACCACCGAGCAGTTTGTCGAAAATGAAATTGTGCCGCACATCGATGAGATTGAAGACCAGAATTTTGATCTGGTGATTGAAGCTTTCAAGAAATGCGGGGATCTTGGTCTGTTGATGATGGATACTCCGGAAGCGTATGGAGGCATGGAGCTGGACAAGGTGACCAGTATGCTGGTTGCCGAAAAGATAGCGCCTGCCGGAGGTTTTTCTGTCGCTTATGCGGCACACACCGGGATCGGTACTTTGCCGTTGGTTTATTATGGCACCGAGGCACAGAAGGAGCAGTACCTGCCGAAACTGGTCAGCGGCGAATGGCCTGCTGCCTACTGTTTGACCGAGCCGGGTTCTGGTAGCGATGCCCTCGGCGCGCGAGCGACCGCGATTTTAAGCGAGGATGGGACACATTATATCCTCAACGGCACCAAGCAGTTCATCACTAATGGCAGTTTTGCCAAACTTTTCATTGTGTTTGCCAAGATTGACAAGGAACTCTTTACGGCCTTTCTGGTCGAAAAGGATTTTGAAGGCCTGGTTATTGGTCCCGAAGAGAAAAAAATGGGCATCAAGGGGTCTTCGACGACTCAAGTGATTCTCGATAACTGCAGGGTCCCGGTTGGAAATTTGCTGGGCGAGGCGGGCAAAGGTCATAAGATCGCTTTCAATGTCCTCAATGTCGGTCGCTTCAAGCTTGGCGCATGTGTGACCGGAGCTGCCAAGCAGGCGACTCTTGTCGGCGTCAGGTATGCTAATGAGCGTAAACAGTTTAATCAGCCGATCAGTAGTTTTGGGGCCATTCAGGAAAAAATCGCTGATTTGACAGCGGAGACCTTCGCCGCTGAATCACTCGTCTACCGTTTGGCCGGTTTGCTTGATACCAAGCTGGCAACCATCGATAGAGAGATCGACAACTACTATATTGAGTACCAGAAGGGAATCGAGGAGTACGCCACGGAATGCGCGATTTCCAAGGTTTACTGTAGCGAGGTGCTGGCCCGGGTTGTCGATGAGGTGGTACAGATTCACGGTGGTTACGGTTTCGTCAGTGAATACCCGGCGGAACGTTTCTATCGTGACGAACGAATTAACCGGATTTACGAGGGGACGAATGAAATCAATCGCTTATTGATTCCCGGTATGATCCTTAAGAAGTCGTTGAAGGGCGAACTGCCGTTGCAAGCCGAGGCCATGAAGGCTTTTGAGGCGCTGATGACGCCAAGCTTTGAGGAACTGGATGACTCGATTCCTTTCGCCGCCGAGAAAGCATTGCTGAAAAATCTCAAGACGTTGTTTTTGATTCTCGCCGGTACGGCTGTACAGAAGTATATGACAAAGCTGGCTGATGAGCAGGAAATCCTCATGGCCGCGGCTGACATCGCAATTCAAATCTTTGCCATTGAAAGTGCTGTCTTGCGCGCCGAGAAGGCTTGTCGTTCAGCGAATGAAAAGAAAAAAGCTTTACTTGAGGCGGTTGTAAAAGTGTTTGCCTTCAGCGCCACGGAAATCGCCGGCAGTGCTGCCAAGAAGGGGGCTTTTTATGTTGAGGAAGGCGATCAGCTGTTGATGGTCTTGTCAGGAGTGCGGCGCTTTGCCAAGTATGATGCGACAGGGCTTCTGCAGGCCAAGCGGCTGTTGGCTGCGACCGTTTGTGAAGAGGAGAAATACCTGTTCTGATAAGGGCTCCTGGCCGGCCGTTCTTTGCTTTCAGTTTGCCCTGATCAGAGCCAGGCCCGTTGCCGGAAAAAATCAGCGAGCCGATCGACGGCTGTGTTGAGATTTTCCATTGAGTTGGCGTAAGAGAAACGCAGGAAGCCTTCGGCACCTTCCCCAAAATCAATGCCGGGGGTGAGAGCCACGCCGGTGGCTTCGAGGATCTCTTTGGCCAGGGCGAGCGAATCGTTGGAAATGTGGCGAGCATCGGCGAGCACGTAGAAGGCGCCAACCGGGTGCGTGTGGACTTTCAGGCCGATCTCCTCCAGGCGTGGAATCAGTTGGCGTCGCCGTCGATCATACTCCCTGCGCATCTCTTCGACATAAGAGTCACATTCCTTTAGAGCTGCAACTCCGGCCAACTGGACGAAACTGTTGGCGCTGATCACGACATTCTGATGCAGGGTCTGCAGAGTTCTGACCGCATGCTCCGGGGCGATCAGGTAGCCGAGCCGCCAACCGGTCATGGCGTAAGCCTTTGAAAAACCGCCGAGGACATAAGCTTTATCCGTGAATTCGAGAAGGCTGTGTTCTTCCCCTTCGTAAGTCAGACCGTGATAGATTTCATCCGAGACTAGCGGGATCGGCAGTTCGGCAAGTGTTGCAAGTTCTGCTCGAGAGAGGATTGACCCGGCCGGATTGGCCGGTGAGTTGATCAGCAAAGCCCTGGTTCTGTCGTAAATCAGGGGGACTACGTCTTCTGGTTGTGGCTGGAATCCCTGCTCCGGGTGGGTTCGTAAAAAACGCGGCTTTGCACCGACAAAGCGGATGAAGTTGGGATAGCAGGCATAGCATGGGTCGGTGAGGATGACTTCGTCATCCGGGTTGCAGAGTGCGGCAAAGAGCAACAACATAAGCGGGCTGGTGCCGGAGGAGACGATGACCTGCTCCGGGTCAACGGTCACTTTGTAGCGTTTTTGGTAATGTTCTGCGATCGCTTCCCGTAGCTCGATGCGGCCGAGAGAGTGTGTGTAGCGCGTCTCTCCTGCCAGCATCGCTTTCTGGGCTGCCTTAACGATCGGCTCGGGGGTCGGGAAATCGGGCTCTCCAAGACAGAGGTAGATGATTTCACGGCCCTCCAGCTCAAGGGTTTTGGCTCTCTCCATGATCTCCATGGCGAGAAACGGCGTGATTTCGGCGGCGCGCCGGGCGATATGTCCTTTGACGGGTGTCTGCAAGAGCGTTGACTCCAGATCGGGTGAAGAAGGCTTTGTTGTCAGGCTTCAAGGTTGTGCTTTAAATCCCAGGGATTCCGATGGGGCCCGGAAGGTCCGGGATGCACCCTGTTGTCACGAGCAGACAGACCATTAGGAGCAGGGCGAGCAAAAAAAGTTTTTTCATCTTTGTTCCTTATGTGAAGAAGGCTGTTTCTGTTGTGGAATAAGAGCTTGTGATGCAAACGCACTTTAGCAATTCTTCCGATAGTTGCAACAAAAAGTTGTCAGTACAGTTTCTCTATAACATGCCGGTGAACAGGTTGTCGTAGCGTGTTATCTGCTTTTGCCAGCCGTAACGGGCAACGTGGGAGCGCAAGAGACCCTTTTGTTGAACAGGTTTTTTTAAAATGTTCCGTAAACGTTGCAGCAGGTTTTCAAAGTCATCATAGAGAAAATCGTCTTGCAGTGCCGGGGGAATATGCTCCGGGTAAGCCAGGCGACGCGGCAGGAGTGGTGTGCAGTTACAGTAGATGGCCTGAATGACGCTGGCTCCAAAAAAGTCATGATTGGAGTTGACGGGCAGGATGTCAGCCCGCCAGAGCCAATGGGCATAATCGGCAAAATTTTCGGCATAGCCAAAATGGATAATCCGCTCGCCGAGACGTTGCTGTGCCTCGGTAAAGACAGGCGGGCAGTTGCGGTAGGACTCACCCAGTACAGACACTTCGAAAGCGAATTCTTCCTCTTGCAGGCGGTAGAGAGCCGTGAAGAATTCTTCCGGGTTCTTGTCATATTCCCAGCGGTGGTTCCAGAGGATCAGTGGTGGTTTGCTGGCCTCGTCGATTGTTTCTTGCCGGTGTTCGTCAAAGCGCTGCAGGTCGAGACCCAGGTGGAGGACTTCACTCTTGGCTTTGATCAGATCAACACTCTCCAGCTCATTCTGGTCGGGAAAGCTTTTCAAAAACTCAGTCAGTTGACCGGTGAAAGCTTCAAGGTGGTATTGTGAGTTGAAGAGGACCTTGTCAGCAGCGAGAGCGCTGGTGTAATTGATGAATGCATAGTGGGCGCGTTGCTGCGCCGGGTTGGCTCCGTTGGGAGACCAGGGGTAGGACAATTGATTCTCGTGAAAATAGAGTGCGGTCGGCAACCCGGCCGTTTTCGCCCGGGTCAGGGCAAGAAAGGTTGTCAGATCGAGCATGTCGCTGGCAAGCAGAAGATCGGGTAGAGCATCGCTCTCCATAAAGTGGCGGGCCAGGGTCACCGCTCCACCGTGCATGCGCCATTTCCAACGTCGCCCGCTCAGTGTCATCAGTTTTACGTCATGCTGGCTGTAGCGGGCAAACTCTTCCGCCCAGACGGCATGGGAGCCGGTATGGAAAGGCTCAAGTAGACATATTTTCATTTTTCCGGCTCCATGGTGGTGATGATTCTAGTCGCTGGCAGGGGGTTTGACAAGGCTTGAGTTTGCCCCTGGGTGAACAAAAGCAGCGAGACAAGATGGGGCCGATGGTCCAGAACAAGACCCGGATGTTTCTGGTCTGTTCAACAGAGATTTCCAGGGTTATTTTTTTAGGTGCTTTACATTTTTTCCATTTTTGTGAAAAGAGGAGATAGTGATCCCGTGAGTGAACAGCAAATCAACAACCCTCTGCATGGTGTAACTTTGGAGCAGGTCGTAGAGAGACTGGTTGAATTTTATGGTTGGAATGAACTGGGGCAACGCATCGATATTAACTGTTTCCGGAATGATCCTTCCGTGAAGTCCAGTCTCAAGTTTCTACGCAAGACGCCCTGGGCAAGGAAGAAGGTTGAAGAGCTGTTCCTTGCTACAAAACAGGGCGCTTAGGGTGGTATGACTGTACAGGTCAAGGAAATAGGGTTACCTATGTCTATAGCTCATACCTGACCTTTTTTCTTCCGCTATTTTTTGCACAAATGCAAAGAAAAATATATCCAGGTTTGCAAATCTGCAAGCCGTTCAAGTACAAACCGATATTTTTTGGTTTATTTTATTCTCTAAATATATGTAATTGTTGACTAAAAAAAGACTCTGGTTTTTTAGAACAATGGTATGAACCTTGCCTTAAGAGATGTGCGTTATTGCAACCCATACTCCCTGGAGGTCTCTTATGAAGGCATGTATCAATGGCAATTGGTTGGCTTATGATGATGTCGGCTGCGGTCCAGCCGTGATCCTGATCCACAGTTTTCCACTCTGTCGGCAAATGTGGCAAGCGCAGATCGAAGCTCTCTCGGGGCAGGGCATGCGTGTTGTCGCTCCTGATTTAAGGGGCTTTGGTGAAAGTGTTTGTGTCGAAGAAAGCTTTAGTCTCGCCGCATTGTCCGACGACATCAATGCGCTGATGAGTTATCTCGGTATTGGCCGTGCGGTTATGGTTGGTTTCTCCATGGCCGGTGGGCTTTTATTGGATATGCTTGAGCGCTATCCTCACCGGGTTGCCGCAACCTGCTTCTTGTCGCCAGCGATGCAGCCGGGAGATGCTGCCGAAGAGGTCCGTCGTTTTGATTTGGCAGAACTGGTTCGAGAAGGACATCGCCCGACAGCAATTGATAACCTTTGTGAACACCTTCTCTCAGGGCAGCCTTCAGAGGCTAAGCGGAACATGAAAAGCCAGCTGCGTGACTGGATGGGAAAGCCTTCTGATACGATGCTGGCGGGAGCTTTGGCTTCGCGGCCGAGTCGGCTCAGATACCGTGATGAAGGTCAGCTCTATCCTGTCCCGACCCTGGTCATGACCGGCGCCCGAGACAAGGTCATGACGGCACTCAAGCAGCCTGGTCCGGAAAATTGTGTCCGTCAGCTCATCAATGACGCCGGTCACCTGATTAACTTGGAGGCTCCTGATGAAGTCAACCAGAGTCTGATCGGTTTTCTGCAGAGCCTGAGTAATGTCAAACTGCATCATCCCCGTTTACAGAGGGTGGCATAGTAAGAATCACTATCAGTGGCTTGATTGCTTCTAGATAAAGGAAAAGGCTGCCTTGAGGGGCAGCCTTTTGTTAGTTTGCTTTTTCCTGAACCCATTCGCCGGCGTCTTCCACGTCTTTGCCGAGGCCTTTCATGGTTTCACAGGCAGACAGGGTGAATACCATAAAGCCCAGCGCCAGAAGCAGACAGATTTTTTTCATAACGTACTCTCCTCCTTTTCAGATTTAGATTTGTTCCTGTCTTCACGCCACATCTCGATAAACAGAAGTGTGACGCCTATAGTGATTGCTGAATCGGCGACGTTGAAGGCCGGCCAGTGGTAGCGTTGCCAAAAGACGTCAAGGAAGTCAATGACTTCGCCGAGTCGGATACGGTCGATCAGGTTGCCGAAAGCTCCGGAAAAAACCAGAGACAAGGCAAAAAAGGCCAGCTTTTGGTCTTCTCTGAGTCGCTTGATATACCAGAGGATGCCGAGCATGGCGATGATCGATACGGTGATGAAGAAGGGGATGCGGATAGCGCTGTCGGAGAGGATGCCGAAGGCCGCCCCCTTGTTGCGGACATAGGTCAGGTGGAAAAACCCACGGATTACCGGCACCGTTTCGTGGAGGCGGAAGTTGGCGTCCACGTACAGTTTGCTTGCCTGGTCAAGAATCAAAAGAACCAGGCTGATGGCCGATAATGTGTAATACCTTTTCATAGGTTCTCGGTACGCGCGGCGAGTAACGTGGGATGCAAAAAAAACTTAACAACAAACGCTTACTGTTGCGCTGTCAGATTGTCGAGGGCTTGCGGGTGGGTCGTGCCTGTTCTCGTCACTCATTCCGCGTGCCGCGTTTCGTTTGTCTTCAGGCAAGAGCTTGAAGACAGCGGT contains these protein-coding regions:
- the lspA gene encoding signal peptidase II → MKRYYTLSAISLVLLILDQASKLYVDANFRLHETVPVIRGFFHLTYVRNKGAAFGILSDSAIRIPFFITVSIIAMLGILWYIKRLREDQKLAFFALSLVFSGAFGNLIDRIRLGEVIDFLDVFWQRYHWPAFNVADSAITIGVTLLFIEMWREDRNKSKSEKEESTL
- a CDS encoding 3-hydroxyacyl-CoA dehydrogenase/enoyl-CoA hydratase family protein, whose protein sequence is MRQINRVAVLGAGVMGATIAAHLANAGLDVLLLDMVPKELSDEEEAWGLSLDTPQVRNRIAATGLAGLLKMKPAPLYLQEYASQIEVGNFDDDLIRLKDCDWVIEVVIEHLPIKQSLFEKVVPHLTPGTILSTNTSGLSVNAMAEGLPADVRKNFLVTHFFNPPRYMRLLEIVPCRETDPAVVDALAAFISFRLGKGIVHAKDTANFIANRIGVYAIYKGIEHMVAMGMTVEEVDAIAGPATGRPKSAAFRTADLVGIDTLIHVGNNSYQLLPDDEEREVFKVPTFMAEMVDKGLLGNKSKAGFYRKEQVDGQRKIFYYDYTSGEFKPVVKPKFASIAAVKMVDDPAQKIRMVAEGQDKAAEYAWKTLRDTLVYTFNRIPEIADDVVNIDNAMKWGFNWELGPFEMLDAFGVENFVKRAESDGVIVPEALKKIKSFYRFNASGQKEFFDLESNQYRPYPLKPGQINLQILKKSQGVVEKSSGSSVLDLGDGVFCLEFHSKMNAVTGDILAMTHKAIKRAETEGVGLVIGNQGANFSVGANLMLLAVAMAEGAYEDINMMVRVFQKATMAVKLAKVPVVAAPFNMTLGGASEYCLHAAAINAYAETYMGMVEVGVGLLPAGGGTKEMCLRASELATRHDTDVTPFIFKYFKQIGMAKFSMGAAELFDMGYMRTVDSVSMDIDRLLSDAKQKVLALSVNFRPKRPMENVPAPGRSVAASIKSQLWNLQMGGFASEYDAEIGSIIASIICGGDVPAGMPISEEYLLQLEREGFLKLCGNKKTAQRIQHMLKTGKPLRN
- a CDS encoding long-chain fatty acid--CoA ligase — protein: MYELPHQSIPEMLRTNAQQYADRIAISYKKEGRFRSLSYSDFYERVLMAARGLLKAGVAPGDKVAIFSENRAGWAIADFAIQCVQGITVPIYATNTAAQAAYVINHCEAKIVFVSNRIQYEKLLGVCDQTPELEQVVSFDRFLGSHELPVYSLYQLSEDSYPLSDKERSKIESCIDAIQSTDLITIIYTSGTTGVPKGVMLSQGNILYDAHYGLEKLEAFGKNETFLSFLPLSHVLERTAGYYAPLMTGCHVAFCESIDKVVENMQEASPTVMVSVPRLFEKIYARIYEDVHKMSSIRSSLFHLAIKVGREFISRRYIDPKPLGLLGLKYRFFDWLVFQKIRKRFGGRLKYFISGGAPLDKLINEFMWVIGIPTFEGYGLTETSPAVTLNSPWKIRFGSVGTPLPGTEVKLADDNELLVRGPLLMQGYFKAPEETERVMQDGWLKTGDIARIDEDGYVYIVDRKKEIIITAGGKNIAPQPLENVLRMDKYISQAFVYGDRKPYLVAILTPNLERLIQMAQQEGLDYLDMEDLVTNQQVQRRYAHRLQRINEKLPTYQTIKKFILLPRDFSVDGGELTPTLKLKRKVIAAKYQDGIERLYLRNGNGSDDQPQDNGGLT
- a CDS encoding pyridoxal phosphate-dependent aminotransferase, whose translation is MEIMERAKTLELEGREIIYLCLGEPDFPTPEPIVKAAQKAMLAGETRYTHSLGRIELREAIAEHYQKRYKVTVDPEQVIVSSGTSPLMLLLFAALCNPDDEVILTDPCYACYPNFIRFVGAKPRFLRTHPEQGFQPQPEDVVPLIYDRTRALLINSPANPAGSILSRAELATLAELPIPLVSDEIYHGLTYEGEEHSLLEFTDKAYVLGGFSKAYAMTGWRLGYLIAPEHAVRTLQTLHQNVVISANSFVQLAGVAALKECDSYVEEMRREYDRRRRQLIPRLEEIGLKVHTHPVGAFYVLADARHISNDSLALAKEILEATGVALTPGIDFGEGAEGFLRFSYANSMENLNTAVDRLADFFRQRAWL
- a CDS encoding VF530 family protein: MSEQQINNPLHGVTLEQVVERLVEFYGWNELGQRIDINCFRNDPSVKSSLKFLRKTPWARKKVEELFLATKQGA
- a CDS encoding acyl-CoA dehydrogenase family protein, with translation MAERIFKGGEFLVTEVTCDEIFTPEEFTDEQKQIAETTEQFVENEIVPHIDEIEDQNFDLVIEAFKKCGDLGLLMMDTPEAYGGMELDKVTSMLVAEKIAPAGGFSVAYAAHTGIGTLPLVYYGTEAQKEQYLPKLVSGEWPAAYCLTEPGSGSDALGARATAILSEDGTHYILNGTKQFITNGSFAKLFIVFAKIDKELFTAFLVEKDFEGLVIGPEEKKMGIKGSSTTQVILDNCRVPVGNLLGEAGKGHKIAFNVLNVGRFKLGACVTGAAKQATLVGVRYANERKQFNQPISSFGAIQEKIADLTAETFAAESLVYRLAGLLDTKLATIDREIDNYYIEYQKGIEEYATECAISKVYCSEVLARVVDEVVQIHGGYGFVSEYPAERFYRDERINRIYEGTNEINRLLIPGMILKKSLKGELPLQAEAMKAFEALMTPSFEELDDSIPFAAEKALLKNLKTLFLILAGTAVQKYMTKLADEQEILMAAADIAIQIFAIESAVLRAEKACRSANEKKKALLEAVVKVFAFSATEIAGSAAKKGAFYVEEGDQLLMVLSGVRRFAKYDATGLLQAKRLLAATVCEEEKYLF
- a CDS encoding DUF3524 domain-containing protein, with amino-acid sequence MKICLLEPFHTGSHAVWAEEFARYSQHDVKLMTLSGRRWKWRMHGGAVTLARHFMESDALPDLLLASDMLDLTTFLALTRAKTAGLPTALYFHENQLSYPWSPNGANPAQQRAHYAFINYTSALAADKVLFNSQYHLEAFTGQLTEFLKSFPDQNELESVDLIKAKSEVLHLGLDLQRFDEHRQETIDEASKPPLILWNHRWEYDKNPEEFFTALYRLQEEEFAFEVSVLGESYRNCPPVFTEAQQRLGERIIHFGYAENFADYAHWLWRADILPVNSNHDFFGASVIQAIYCNCTPLLPRRLAYPEHIPPALQDDFLYDDFENLLQRLRNILKKPVQQKGLLRSHVARYGWQKQITRYDNLFTGML
- a CDS encoding alpha/beta hydrolase, with the translated sequence MKACINGNWLAYDDVGCGPAVILIHSFPLCRQMWQAQIEALSGQGMRVVAPDLRGFGESVCVEESFSLAALSDDINALMSYLGIGRAVMVGFSMAGGLLLDMLERYPHRVAATCFLSPAMQPGDAAEEVRRFDLAELVREGHRPTAIDNLCEHLLSGQPSEAKRNMKSQLRDWMGKPSDTMLAGALASRPSRLRYRDEGQLYPVPTLVMTGARDKVMTALKQPGPENCVRQLINDAGHLINLEAPDEVNQSLIGFLQSLSNVKLHHPRLQRVA
- a CDS encoding acetyl-CoA C-acyltransferase, coding for MKTAYILASYRTAGCRANKGKFKDMRPDDLAAAALSGLVERTGIDALEIDDILLGCAFPEGEQGMNVARIAALRAGIPYQVPAQTINRFCSSGLQSIALAAERIMAGFADCVVAGGVESMTTVPMGGNKFSANPALVADWPETFAAMGITAELVADQYGIDRKSQDLFATGSHAKAAAAIDAGRFAEEIIPVQVEETAIVKGKVEKTQVIVSADDGVRADTTVEGLARLKPAFKVNGSVTAGNTSQMTDGAAATLVVSETFLKRMGRDPLARFVSFAVRGVPPEVMGIGPVEAIPLALKMAGLQQKDLDLIELNEAFAAQSLAVIKTLALDPEIINVNGGAIALGHPLGCTGAKLTATLMHEMKRRQSRYGMVSMCIGGGMGAAGIFERM
- a CDS encoding entericidin A/B family lipoprotein, with amino-acid sequence MKKICLLLALGFMVFTLSACETMKGLGKDVEDAGEWVQEKAN